In Patagioenas fasciata isolate bPatFas1 chromosome 2, bPatFas1.hap1, whole genome shotgun sequence, a single window of DNA contains:
- the LOC136098331 gene encoding myelin P2 protein, whose translation MCNRFVGTWKLISSENFDDYMKELGVGLATRKLGGLAKPDVIISMKGDMVTIRTESTFKNTTISFKLGQQFDETTADDRKVKSVVTLEKGALVQVQKWNGKETTIKRRLVDGKMVVECAMKGVVCTRVYERA comes from the exons ATGTGTAACCGATTTGTAGGAACCTGGAAACTCATCTCCAGTGAAAATTTTGATGACTATATGAAAGAATTGG GAGTGGGCTTAGCTACCCGGAAACTAGGCGGTTTGGCAAAGCCTGATGTGATCATCAGTATGAAAGGCGACATGGTAACCATCCGAACTGAAAGCACCTTCAAAAATACAACTATCTCTTTCAAACTGGGCCAGCAGTTTGATGAAACGACAGCAGACGACAGGAAAGTCAAG AGTGTTGTAACCTTGGAGAAAGGGGCACTGGTGCAAGTGCAGAAGTGGAATGGCAAAGAAACCACAATAAAGAGAAGACTGGTGGATGGGAAAATGGTGGTG GAATGTGCCATGAAAGGAGTTGTCTGCACGAGAGTCTATGAAAGAGCATGA